The following proteins come from a genomic window of Peptoniphilus equinus:
- a CDS encoding metallophosphoesterase yields MYWYTQLAVVRVRHVYVSDSRLKESVTLVQISDFHNNVLALRRPLLKKLKAMAPDAVVFTGDCINRHTTDPGAFEALALAFEGVPRFYVSGNHEVENRVVDMARLCRKCHIIDLAGKTASVKGVTLYGESFAGRQFQDIGGGYAVLLVHNPYQFIKAPRDYDVVLSGHTHGGQVRLPWLGQIIDHGPTLFPKYSKGWYQVGKSKLYIDSGAGQHLYFRLWNPVQVTVVHLTGEV; encoded by the coding sequence ATGTATTGGTATACGCAGCTTGCCGTGGTGCGGGTGCGTCATGTCTATGTCAGTGATTCGCGCCTTAAGGAGTCGGTGACGTTGGTTCAAATCTCCGACTTCCATAATAACGTCCTGGCGCTTCGGCGACCGTTGCTCAAAAAGCTCAAGGCGATGGCACCGGATGCCGTCGTCTTTACCGGTGATTGCATCAATCGTCACACGACAGACCCCGGTGCATTTGAAGCATTAGCGCTAGCATTTGAGGGCGTGCCGAGGTTTTATGTGAGCGGCAATCACGAAGTGGAAAACCGTGTCGTGGATATGGCGCGCTTATGCCGAAAGTGTCACATAATCGATCTTGCCGGTAAGACGGCATCGGTGAAAGGTGTGACGTTGTACGGTGAGAGCTTTGCAGGACGTCAGTTCCAAGATATCGGAGGCGGATATGCGGTGCTTCTTGTGCACAATCCCTATCAGTTTATTAAAGCGCCCAGGGATTACGACGTGGTGCTGTCAGGGCACACTCACGGCGGTCAGGTTCGGTTGCCGTGGCTAGGACAGATTATCGACCATGGCCCCACGCTCTTTCCCAAATATTCCAAAGGTTGGTATCAGGTGGGCAAGTCGAAGCTGTATATTGACTCAGGCGCAGGACAACACTTGTATTTCAGACTATGGAATCCTGTCCAGGTGACGGTGGTACATTTGACAGGCGAGGTATGA
- a CDS encoding rubrerythrin family protein — translation MNHMTSDNLRSAFGGESQAHMRYRIWGNLAKKEGKENIARLFLATSDAEQVHATLHFNALRDVAGDFPVTSMAGFGIGSLKENLEGAKGGEVFEYTQMYPAYIAVAEMQGEDEAVKAMRYAIEAEKVHAERYQAAIDAVEAGKDLEVETVKLCPVCGYIAFEDVETCPLCGCKSGLFVEY, via the coding sequence ATGAATCACATGACTAGCGACAATCTTAGATCAGCATTTGGCGGCGAATCCCAAGCTCACATGAGATATAGAATCTGGGGTAATCTTGCAAAAAAAGAAGGCAAAGAAAATATTGCACGTCTTTTCTTAGCAACTTCTGATGCAGAACAAGTTCACGCAACGCTTCACTTCAACGCACTTCGCGATGTAGCCGGTGATTTCCCTGTAACATCTATGGCAGGTTTCGGTATCGGTTCTTTAAAAGAAAACTTGGAAGGCGCAAAGGGCGGCGAAGTTTTTGAATATACTCAAATGTATCCGGCTTACATAGCTGTTGCAGAAATGCAAGGTGAGGACGAAGCTGTTAAAGCTATGCGTTATGCTATCGAAGCTGAAAAGGTACACGCAGAACGCTATCAAGCAGCTATCGATGCTGTTGAGGCAGGTAAAGACTTGGAAGTTGAAACGGTTAAACTTTGCCCTGTCTGCGGTTATATTGCTTTTGAAGATGTGGAAACTTGCCCACTTTGCGGTTGCAAATCCGGTCTTTTCGTAGAATATTAA
- a CDS encoding YerC/YecD family TrpR-related protein: protein MYNSKIKSEQADGLFDAVLSLETREECYRFFEDICTVKEIQAIAQRLHVVKLLIKNKTYHEIEKETGASTATISRINRSLHYGSDGYKLVLDRLNFLDDADKED from the coding sequence ATGTACAATTCTAAAATTAAAAGTGAGCAGGCTGACGGCTTATTTGACGCAGTGTTATCCCTGGAAACTCGGGAAGAATGCTACAGATTTTTCGAAGATATCTGTACTGTTAAAGAAATTCAAGCCATTGCACAACGTCTGCACGTTGTAAAACTGCTTATTAAAAACAAAACGTATCACGAAATTGAAAAGGAGACCGGCGCAAGCACCGCGACTATTTCGCGGATCAATCGCAGCTTACACTATGGATCCGACGGCTACAAATTGGTTCTCGATCGCCTCAATTTCCTCGATGATGCGGACAAAGAAGATTGA